One window of Canis lupus baileyi chromosome 21, mCanLup2.hap1, whole genome shotgun sequence genomic DNA carries:
- the PTPMT1 gene encoding phosphatidylglycerophosphatase and protein-tyrosine phosphatase 1 isoform X1 produces MAAGGLLEAGLARVLFYPTLLYTLFRGKVPGRAHRDWYHRIDPTVLLGALPLRNMTRRLVQDENVRGVITMNEEYETRFLCNSSKEWKKVGVEQLRLSTVDMTGVPTLANLQKGVQFALKYQSLGQSVYVHCKAGRSRSATMVAAYLIQAQRERERERQRHRQREKQTPCLEPDVGLNPRTPGSRPGPKAGAKPLSHPGIPRTQDFLK; encoded by the exons ATGGCGGCCGGCGGGTTGCTGGAGGCCGGCCTGGCCCGGGTGCTCTTCTACCCGACGCTGCTGTACACCCTGTTCCGCGGGAAGGTGCCGGGCCGGGCGCACCGCGACTGGTACCACCGCATCGACCCCACGGTGCTGCTGGGCGCGCTGCCGCTGCGGAACATGACGCGCCGG CTGGTTCAGGACGAGAACGTGCGCGGGGTGATCACCATGAACGAGGAATATGAGACGCGGTTCCTGTGTAACTCCTCTAAG GAATGGAAGAAAGTAGGAGTCGAACAGCTGCGGCTCAGCACAGTAGACATGACTGGAGTCCCAACCTTGGCTAACCTCCAGAAAGGAGTCCAGTTTGCTCTCAAGTACCAGTCGCTGGGCCAGTCTGTCTACGTGCATTGTAAGGCTGGGCGCTCCAGAAGTGCCACTATGGTGGCAGCATATCTGATTCAG gcacagagagagagagagagagagaggcagagacacaggcagagggagaagcagactccatgcctggagcccgatgtgggactcaatcccaggactccaggatcgcgccctgggccaaaggcaggtgccaaaccgctgagccacccagggatcccccggactcaagatttcttaaagtaa
- the PTPMT1 gene encoding phosphatidylglycerophosphatase and protein-tyrosine phosphatase 1 isoform X2, with translation MAAGGLLEAGLARVLFYPTLLYTLFRGKVPGRAHRDWYHRIDPTVLLGALPLRNMTRRLVQDENVRGVITMNEEYETRFLCNSSKEWKKVGVEQLRLSTVDMTGVPTLANLQKGVQFALKYQSLGQSVYVHCKAGRSRSATMVAAYLIQVYNWSPEEAVRAITKIRSHIHIRSGQLEVLKEFHKEITAGAAKDNTCHTSQT, from the exons ATGGCGGCCGGCGGGTTGCTGGAGGCCGGCCTGGCCCGGGTGCTCTTCTACCCGACGCTGCTGTACACCCTGTTCCGCGGGAAGGTGCCGGGCCGGGCGCACCGCGACTGGTACCACCGCATCGACCCCACGGTGCTGCTGGGCGCGCTGCCGCTGCGGAACATGACGCGCCGG CTGGTTCAGGACGAGAACGTGCGCGGGGTGATCACCATGAACGAGGAATATGAGACGCGGTTCCTGTGTAACTCCTCTAAG GAATGGAAGAAAGTAGGAGTCGAACAGCTGCGGCTCAGCACAGTAGACATGACTGGAGTCCCAACCTTGGCTAACCTCCAGAAAGGAGTCCAGTTTGCTCTCAAGTACCAGTCGCTGGGCCAGTCTGTCTACGTGCATTGTAAGGCTGGGCGCTCCAGAAGTGCCACTATGGTGGCAGCATATCTGATTCAG GTGTACAACTGGAGTCCAGAGGAGGCTGTAAGAGCCATCACCAAGATCCGGTCACACATCCACATCAGATCTGGCCAGTTGGAAGTTCTCAAAGAGTTCCACAAGGAGATTACTGCAGGGGCAGCAAAGGATAACACTTGTCACACATCACAGACGTGA